From one Campylobacter concisus genomic stretch:
- the tupA gene encoding tungstate ABC transporter substrate-binding protein TupA, which translates to MKKVILGSLIASVLAFAGDSELIMATTTSTDNTGLLDAIYPAYKAKTGVDIKWTAVGTGAALKLGENCDADILFVHSPKVEKEFVEKGFGVERKAVMYNDFVVIADKSIADKFKGKDIKESFELIKKENIKFFSRGDKSGTDNKEKGIWKKIIGEVPEKDGWYMQTGQGMLATINAAAEQKGVTFTDRGTYIKYEDTKKGAPEMVIINEGDNDLKNFYSLIAVNPKHCAKADIENANKFIEWATSEEGQKFIGDFKLLDKPLFTPDANSRKN; encoded by the coding sequence ATGAAAAAAGTAATATTAGGCTCGCTAATCGCGAGCGTTTTGGCGTTTGCGGGCGATAGCGAACTCATCATGGCTACCACCACCAGCACCGATAACACGGGGCTACTAGACGCGATCTACCCTGCGTATAAGGCAAAAACCGGCGTCGATATCAAATGGACGGCGGTAGGCACCGGAGCGGCCTTGAAACTCGGCGAAAACTGCGATGCAGACATACTTTTCGTGCATTCGCCAAAAGTTGAGAAAGAATTCGTAGAAAAAGGCTTTGGCGTCGAGAGAAAAGCCGTAATGTACAATGATTTCGTCGTTATCGCCGATAAATCTATCGCCGATAAATTTAAAGGCAAAGACATAAAAGAGAGCTTTGAGCTGATCAAAAAAGAGAATATCAAATTTTTCTCTCGCGGCGATAAATCAGGCACTGACAACAAAGAAAAAGGTATCTGGAAAAAAATCATCGGCGAAGTGCCTGAAAAAGACGGCTGGTATATGCAAACCGGCCAAGGCATGCTAGCTACCATCAACGCTGCAGCCGAGCAAAAGGGCGTGACGTTCACCGACCGCGGCACCTACATCAAGTACGAGGACACCAAAAAAGGCGCGCCTGAGATGGTCATCATCAACGAGGGCGACAACGACCTAAAGAACTTCTACTCGCTAATCGCGGTAAATCCGAAGCACTGCGCTAAGGCCGACATCGAAAACGCAAATAAATTTATAGAGTGGGCGACGAGCGAAGAGGGTCAGAAATTTATCGGCGACTTTAAGCTGCTAGATAAGCCGCTTTTCACGCCTGACGCAAACAGTCGCAAAAACTAA
- the tupB gene encoding tungstate ABC transporter permease TupB, with product MDFLLNGFLEAFRLLFSGDEETYSAIRATLYTSSVSIFFAILVGFPLGFTLGFYDFRGRRVLRLLSDTALAMPTVAIGLILYAFITRNGPFGEFGLLFTLKAVMLGQFVLALPIIVSLSASVVENMDKKHYLTILNLRLSAPRLVGCVLYELRYALMVVVATAYGRIVAEVGVAMMIGGNIKYFTRTITTAVSLETNKGEFAMGIALALVLIFIAFAVNLTIHMLKRLDK from the coding sequence TTGGATTTTTTATTAAACGGATTTTTGGAGGCTTTTAGGCTGCTTTTTAGCGGCGACGAGGAGACGTATTCGGCGATCAGGGCGACGCTTTACACTTCGAGCGTCTCGATATTTTTTGCGATTTTAGTCGGCTTTCCGCTTGGATTTACGCTGGGATTTTACGATTTTCGCGGACGGCGAGTATTACGATTGCTTAGCGATACGGCGCTTGCGATGCCGACAGTTGCGATCGGGCTTATTTTATACGCGTTTATCACGCGAAACGGCCCGTTTGGCGAGTTTGGACTGCTTTTTACGCTAAAGGCCGTGATGCTCGGCCAGTTCGTGCTGGCTCTGCCTATCATCGTCTCGCTAAGCGCTAGCGTCGTGGAAAATATGGACAAAAAGCACTATCTAACCATCCTAAATTTACGTCTGAGCGCACCTAGGCTCGTTGGCTGCGTGCTGTACGAGCTGAGGTATGCTCTGATGGTGGTCGTAGCGACGGCGTACGGGCGTATCGTGGCCGAGGTCGGCGTGGCGATGATGATCGGCGGAAATATCAAATACTTCACTCGCACGATTACTACTGCAGTGTCGCTGGAGACGAACAAGGGCGAGTTTGCGATGGGTATCGCGCTTGCGTTGGTACTTATCTTTATCGCATTTGCCGTAAATTTGACGATACACATGCTAAAAAGGCTGGATAAATG